From Haliotis asinina isolate JCU_RB_2024 chromosome 8, JCU_Hal_asi_v2, whole genome shotgun sequence, a single genomic window includes:
- the LOC137294361 gene encoding uncharacterized protein — MDQSAEVSEGRGENSLRRQSTTTTTPLDNGDGKGGELQRQVRHENFNSGSTSEERSRVLGENITPQDDNAGGTVEVSGEDKETRLPKMPPKMLPHFGEHPVKKVRKWNKAAERKLEMNVQFLTQKLKAKTLKLDKGIQSVEDELRDLDLEKCYTPRYGEMATDCTFNQKSNVSLPNIPCSRRHNSSRRQRSGHRCTYNPVKSKQKCHHFPCVRPKTYHTIGYRGDPGNTSWMTWEDIKQSWNLPNLVDNISTSVHDVKVSPRILTMRKEERLRRVIERRKLINDMQRPPSWETNYGHPTSFKQLKYPVRLYSLSN, encoded by the coding sequence ATGGATCAATCAGCCGAAGTATCGGAGGGGCGGGGAGAAAATTCCCTAAGACGACAATCTACTACAACCACTACTCCATTAGACAACGGAGACGGCAAAGGCGGTGAACTACAACGTCAAGTCAGACATGAAAACTTTAATTCTGGTTCCACGAGTGAAGAAAGAAGTCGCGTGTTGGGAGAAAACATCACCCCTCAAGACGACAACGCCGGGGGAACTGTAGAGGTGAGCGGGGAAGACAAAGAAACAAGGTTGCCAAAAATGCCTCCCAAAATGCTTCCACATTTTGGCGAACATCCTGTCAAGAAAGTCCGCAAGTGGAACAAGGCAGCCGAGAGAAAGCTGgagatgaatgtacagttcCTGACGCAGAAACTCAAAGCCAAAACATTGAAACTAGATAAGGGCATTCAGAGCGTTGAGGATGAACTGCGAGACTTGGATCTAGAGAAATGTTACACGCCGCGTTATGGGGAAATGGCGACAGACTGTACTTTTAATCAAAAATCAAACGTGTCTTTACCCAACATTCCATGCAGCAGACGACACAACAGTAGCAGACGACAAAGAAGCGGCCATAGGTGTACATACAACCCCGTAAAGTCGAAGCAAAAATGTCATCACTTTCCGTGCGTCCGCCCAAAGACGTACCATACCATTGGTTACCGTGGCGACCCTGGGAATACGTCATGGATGACATGGGAAGACATTAAACAGAGCTGGAACCTGCCGAATCTGGTGGACAACATCTCAACGTCTGTTCATGACGTCAAAGTTTCTCCCAGAATCTTGACGATGAGAAAAGAAGAGAGATTACGGCGGGTAATAGAACGTCGCAAGCTGATCAACGACATGCAGCGACCTCCAAGCTGGGAGACCAACTACGGGCATCCGACCTCTTTCAAACAGCTGAAGTATCCAGTCCGCCTCTATTCCCTCTCCAACTGA